A portion of the Kribbella jejuensis genome contains these proteins:
- a CDS encoding glycosyltransferase family 2 protein: protein MSTCVAIAVITFRRPALLRGLLTSLQAQELAPGSDYSVRIVVVDNDAEGSAAQVLREFGRGTPYPIESVVEPEPGIPFARERSVELCWNDDALIFVDDDEVAPPGWLQTLLQAWETTGADVVTGPVKGNLPPGAPQWNAYSDVHDSTGRHTTGEELRKAYTNNTLVSRRVYHAVTPGFHPAFRYTGSSDLHFFLRVHRAGFRIVWCEEACIAEDVPEARTTLRWLVRRAFRSGSGDTISRLLIRPGVISYVLVLAYASARVISAFGLALAGLLLGRKTHLLKAVRRFFSGVGSLAGIVGINHDEYRERHGAEHSADGGGVVPRDLDGGARPGAAELAAEGDASLADHPDARLP from the coding sequence ATGAGCACCTGCGTCGCCATTGCGGTGATTACCTTCAGGCGACCTGCTCTGTTGCGGGGGTTGTTGACGAGTTTGCAGGCGCAGGAGTTGGCGCCGGGGTCGGATTACTCGGTCCGGATCGTCGTGGTGGACAACGACGCGGAGGGGTCGGCGGCTCAGGTGCTACGGGAGTTCGGGCGCGGTACGCCGTACCCGATCGAATCGGTGGTGGAACCGGAGCCGGGGATCCCCTTCGCCCGCGAGCGCTCCGTGGAGCTCTGCTGGAACGACGACGCGCTGATTTTCGTGGACGACGACGAGGTCGCGCCGCCGGGTTGGCTGCAGACGCTGCTCCAGGCGTGGGAGACCACCGGCGCCGACGTGGTCACGGGCCCCGTGAAGGGCAACCTGCCCCCGGGCGCGCCCCAGTGGAACGCGTACAGCGACGTGCACGACTCCACCGGCCGGCACACCACCGGCGAGGAACTGCGGAAGGCGTACACCAACAACACGCTGGTCAGCCGCAGGGTCTACCACGCTGTCACGCCCGGCTTCCACCCCGCGTTCCGGTACACCGGCTCCAGCGATCTGCACTTCTTCCTCCGCGTGCACCGCGCCGGGTTCCGGATCGTGTGGTGCGAGGAGGCGTGCATCGCCGAGGACGTCCCGGAGGCCCGGACGACACTGCGCTGGCTGGTACGGCGTGCTTTCCGCTCCGGCAGCGGCGACACGATCAGCCGGCTGCTGATCCGCCCGGGCGTGATCAGCTACGTCCTCGTGCTGGCCTATGCTTCGGCCCGGGTGATCTCGGCGTTCGGGCTCGCCCTCGCCGGGCTGCTGCTCGGGCGGAAGACGCACCTGCTGAAGGCAGTCCGCCGGTTCTTCTCGGGCGTCGGTAGTCTCGCCGGGATAGTTGGGATCAACCATGACGAGTACCGGGAACGGCACGGTGCCGAGCACTCCGCCGACGGTGGCGGAGTTGTGCCGCGCGATCTGGACGGTGGAGCGCGACCTGGAGCTGCTGAGCTGGCAGCTGAAGGGGATGCATCCCTGGCCGATCATCCGGATGCGCGTCTTCCATGA
- a CDS encoding S8 family serine peptidase, with the protein MFSKRLLRLVVPAAMIAGGVVVVTGSGGSAAEPKPYRPAFAAGHHGAKSEFEPNSVLIKFKPKASSSARKAAVSKYGATAEDSVASKVVKLKSDVPAPELLKKVKADPTVELASLNYKRYVSAVPNDEYYATDQKTYLNTVRMPQAWDLSKSTGSQIVAVLDTGVDAGHPDLVGHLVPGYNAVSSTRPNPVDDNGHGTMTLGIIAAAANNGVGVAGVGWNVKAMPVKVMGADGSGYDSDIAEGIDWAVAHGAKVINMSLGGPDNDPVLYDAIKRAYASGVVTVVAAGNDGSGDRQYPAVYPEVIAVAATDATGSLTDFSSFGYWLDIAAPGVDILSTGPRNLTPAGYEPYWYCTGTSCSTPIVAGVAALVRNKWPSLTPAQVAQRLEGSSRDAGPRGIDDYYGYGNLDAYAALGGRFAPDFPTAVADGNDQPIRAQKLTGFGSTTGALDSEGDVDWYSIDLAAAQDVHVAVTGPSYDERTTYSNVGPVVDVYDTDLQFLGHAENEFPVVDPVKGPLWGPLTAAVDVKSGAGTTYVAVRNYNGSKVTRPYRLTLASSTSGVTATGWAYGLRDVSPANRASGVPASVTPKVTFARDMDAASVTGSMELRDAGNNTYVSASTTYDAATRTATITPQQPLLDNHSYVIECTLYLMDANRTQVQPFHTVFTTADLAPKALTTFTGSGAYLAASLAWTIPPTNDLDEVIVRRNVGSKAPTATTGTLVYAGMGSSVKNTGLAQNTTYTYGAWVLDRTGHYSPIAVKQLLGMKSGIAVTSTLVTYGGAVTIKGSTLRIDNRAYAGLPVNVYVRPKTSSKFTLLAALKTSSTGTLAVTAKPTVSSVYMLTFPGNADLMGTRTADVTVQVRPAISAVLSPTAIKLGKTTAFSGYVAPAHAGKLVYLQQYGNKVWKSIASVKLSTSGKYAFGIKPAVRGQIAYRVWFPADADHATNYSPTKIVTVS; encoded by the coding sequence GTGTTCAGTAAGCGTTTGCTGCGGCTGGTCGTGCCCGCGGCGATGATCGCGGGGGGCGTGGTTGTCGTCACCGGGTCGGGCGGGTCGGCGGCCGAGCCGAAGCCGTACCGGCCGGCCTTCGCCGCCGGGCACCACGGTGCCAAGTCGGAGTTCGAGCCGAATTCGGTGTTGATCAAGTTCAAGCCGAAGGCGTCCTCGTCGGCGCGGAAGGCCGCGGTGTCGAAGTACGGCGCGACGGCCGAAGACTCGGTGGCGTCGAAGGTCGTGAAGCTCAAGAGCGACGTACCGGCGCCGGAGCTGCTCAAGAAGGTCAAGGCCGACCCGACGGTCGAGCTCGCCTCGCTGAACTACAAGCGCTACGTCTCGGCCGTTCCGAACGACGAGTACTACGCCACTGATCAGAAGACGTACCTCAACACCGTCCGCATGCCGCAGGCGTGGGATCTGTCGAAGTCCACCGGCAGCCAGATCGTCGCCGTCCTCGACACCGGCGTCGACGCCGGTCATCCGGATCTGGTAGGTCACCTGGTCCCGGGTTACAACGCCGTCTCCAGCACTCGGCCGAACCCGGTCGACGACAACGGCCACGGCACGATGACGCTCGGCATCATTGCCGCCGCCGCGAACAACGGCGTCGGCGTCGCCGGCGTCGGCTGGAACGTCAAGGCAATGCCGGTCAAGGTGATGGGCGCCGACGGCAGCGGCTACGACTCCGACATCGCCGAAGGCATCGACTGGGCCGTCGCCCACGGCGCCAAGGTCATCAACATGTCCCTCGGCGGCCCCGACAACGACCCGGTCCTGTACGACGCGATCAAGCGTGCGTACGCCAGCGGTGTCGTGACCGTGGTCGCTGCTGGGAACGACGGTAGCGGCGACCGCCAATACCCGGCCGTGTACCCCGAGGTGATCGCGGTCGCGGCGACCGATGCGACGGGTTCGCTGACCGACTTCAGCTCGTTCGGCTACTGGTTGGACATCGCGGCACCTGGCGTGGACATCCTGAGCACCGGACCGCGGAACCTGACTCCCGCGGGCTACGAGCCTTACTGGTACTGCACCGGCACCTCCTGCTCGACGCCGATCGTCGCCGGCGTCGCGGCGCTGGTACGGAACAAGTGGCCGTCGCTCACGCCGGCACAGGTCGCGCAGCGCCTCGAAGGGTCCTCCCGGGACGCAGGGCCGCGCGGCATCGACGACTACTACGGTTACGGCAACCTCGACGCGTACGCCGCGCTCGGCGGCCGCTTCGCCCCGGACTTCCCGACGGCGGTCGCGGATGGTAACGACCAGCCGATCCGCGCGCAGAAGCTGACCGGCTTCGGCTCGACCACGGGTGCGCTCGACTCCGAGGGTGACGTGGACTGGTACTCGATCGACCTCGCCGCGGCCCAGGACGTGCATGTCGCGGTCACCGGGCCCAGCTACGACGAGCGCACCACCTACTCGAACGTCGGTCCGGTCGTCGATGTCTACGACACAGATCTGCAGTTCCTTGGCCATGCGGAGAACGAGTTCCCGGTGGTGGACCCGGTCAAGGGTCCGCTCTGGGGTCCGCTGACCGCGGCGGTCGACGTCAAGTCGGGCGCGGGTACGACGTACGTTGCCGTCCGCAACTACAACGGTTCGAAGGTGACCCGGCCGTACAGGCTGACGCTGGCGAGCAGCACTTCGGGCGTGACCGCCACTGGCTGGGCGTACGGGCTCCGGGACGTGTCCCCGGCGAACCGGGCGTCCGGTGTGCCGGCGTCGGTGACCCCCAAGGTGACGTTCGCGCGGGACATGGACGCGGCCTCCGTGACCGGGTCCATGGAGCTACGCGACGCCGGCAACAACACGTATGTCAGCGCGTCCACCACCTACGACGCTGCAACGCGGACGGCCACGATCACCCCGCAGCAGCCGCTCCTCGACAACCACTCGTACGTGATCGAGTGCACGTTGTACCTCATGGACGCGAACCGCACGCAGGTGCAACCGTTCCACACGGTCTTCACCACGGCTGACCTCGCGCCGAAGGCGTTGACCACGTTCACCGGTAGTGGTGCGTACCTGGCCGCCAGCCTGGCCTGGACGATTCCGCCGACGAACGACCTTGACGAGGTGATCGTTCGGCGGAACGTTGGGAGTAAGGCGCCGACGGCTACGACCGGGACGCTCGTGTATGCGGGTATGGGTTCTTCGGTGAAGAACACCGGGCTCGCGCAGAACACGACGTACACGTATGGGGCCTGGGTGCTTGACCGGACCGGGCACTACAGCCCGATCGCGGTGAAGCAGTTGCTGGGGATGAAGTCGGGGATTGCGGTCACGTCGACGTTGGTCACGTATGGCGGGGCGGTCACCATAAAGGGCAGTACGTTGCGGATCGACAACAGGGCGTACGCCGGGCTGCCGGTGAACGTGTACGTCCGTCCGAAGACGTCGTCGAAGTTCACGTTGCTCGCGGCGTTGAAGACGTCGTCCACCGGGACCCTGGCGGTCACCGCGAAGCCGACGGTGTCGTCGGTGTACATGCTGACCTTCCCGGGTAACGCCGACCTGATGGGCACCCGGACCGCCGACGTCACCGTCCAGGTGCGCCCGGCCATCTCGGCTGTGCTGTCGCCGACCGCCATCAAGCTGGGCAAGACCACCGCGTTCAGCGGCTACGTCGCCCCGGCGCACGCCGGCAAGCTCGTCTACCTCCAGCAGTACGGCAACAAGGTCTGGAAGTCGATCGCGTCGGTGAAGCTCAGCACCTCCGGCAAGTACGCCTTCGGCATCAAGCCGGCCGTCCGCGGCCAGATCGCCTACCGCGTCTGGTTCCCGGCCGACGCGGACCACGCCACCAACTACAGCCCGACCAAGATCGTCACCGTCAGCTGA
- a CDS encoding TetR/AcrR family transcriptional regulator, whose product METVERLIRSTQELLWERGYVGTSPKAIQREAGAGQGSMYHHFAGKAELAKVAIERSAEELRAAAAEQLAGDGTAGERIGAYLSRERDVLKGCRVGRLTADPEVVADPELRKPLAETFAWLRERIAEVVAEGKQNGEYPETLDPERIAATIAAVLQGGYVLARAADSTEPFDLAVNGLIDLLEAM is encoded by the coding sequence GTGGAGACGGTCGAGCGGTTGATTCGTAGTACGCAGGAGCTGTTGTGGGAACGCGGGTACGTCGGTACCTCGCCGAAGGCTATTCAGCGGGAGGCGGGGGCCGGGCAGGGGAGCATGTATCACCACTTCGCCGGGAAGGCGGAGTTGGCGAAGGTGGCGATCGAGCGGTCGGCGGAGGAACTGCGCGCGGCCGCAGCGGAACAGCTCGCCGGTGACGGTACGGCGGGGGAGCGGATCGGTGCGTACCTGAGTCGCGAGCGGGACGTTCTGAAGGGGTGCCGGGTCGGTCGGCTGACCGCGGACCCCGAAGTCGTCGCCGATCCGGAACTCCGGAAACCGCTCGCGGAAACCTTTGCCTGGTTGCGGGAACGGATCGCCGAAGTGGTTGCTGAAGGCAAGCAGAACGGAGAGTACCCGGAAACGCTCGACCCGGAGCGGATCGCGGCGACGATCGCCGCCGTCCTGCAGGGCGGGTACGTACTCGCCCGCGCGGCCGACTCCACCGAACCGTTCGACCTCGCGGTGAACGGCCTGATCGACCTGCTGGAGGCGATGTGA
- a CDS encoding LLM class F420-dependent oxidoreductase, with amino-acid sequence MKIGAVFPQLEIGADPAVVRDWTTTVEAAGYNHVLAYDHVLGADPANRPGWTGYTDKSLFHEVFVLFGYLAAITTTLELVTGVLVLPQRQTALVAKQAAEVDVLSGGRLRLGVGIGWNQVEYDALGVPFEKRGARLTQQVDLLRKLWADPVISYDGRFDHVDEAGLNPLPGREIPIWFGGTADAVLRRTGRIGDGWMPQSAPDENARRQIALMRQSAEAAGRDPATIGIEARLTLGAVPEEDWRSFADGWRDLGATHLCVNTMNLGLTRPEDHAQVLREVLPKLG; translated from the coding sequence GTGAAGATCGGCGCGGTGTTTCCGCAGCTCGAGATCGGCGCGGACCCGGCCGTGGTCCGGGACTGGACGACGACGGTCGAGGCGGCCGGGTACAACCACGTGCTCGCCTACGACCACGTGCTCGGCGCGGACCCGGCGAACCGGCCCGGCTGGACCGGGTATACCGACAAGTCCTTGTTCCACGAGGTTTTCGTGCTGTTCGGGTACCTGGCGGCGATCACGACGACGCTCGAGCTCGTCACCGGCGTACTCGTCCTGCCGCAGCGGCAGACCGCCCTGGTCGCGAAGCAGGCGGCCGAGGTCGACGTACTGAGCGGCGGCCGGTTGCGGCTCGGTGTGGGCATCGGCTGGAACCAGGTCGAGTACGACGCGCTCGGCGTACCTTTCGAGAAGCGCGGCGCCAGGCTCACCCAACAGGTCGACCTGCTCCGCAAGCTCTGGGCCGACCCGGTGATCTCGTACGACGGCAGGTTCGACCACGTCGACGAGGCCGGTCTGAACCCGCTGCCCGGCCGCGAGATCCCGATCTGGTTCGGCGGTACCGCGGACGCGGTACTTCGCCGTACCGGCCGCATCGGCGACGGTTGGATGCCGCAGTCCGCCCCGGACGAGAACGCCCGCCGTCAGATCGCCCTGATGCGGCAATCGGCCGAGGCTGCGGGCCGCGACCCGGCCACCATCGGCATCGAGGCCCGCCTCACCCTCGGCGCCGTACCCGAAGAGGACTGGCGCTCCTTCGCCGACGGGTGGCGCGACCTCGGCGCGACCCACCTCTGCGTCAACACGATGAACCTGGGGCTGACGCGCCCGGAAGACCACGCCCAGGTACTCCGCGAGGTACTCCCGAAACTCGGTTAG
- a CDS encoding LacI family DNA-binding transcriptional regulator, with amino-acid sequence MSRPPTSRDLARMAGVSQATVSRVLTNSPKVTAETRERVLQVLKDANYTPNALARAMKTGRTDTIGVFMTRVTSPFHAELLDEIGRVLSSMGLHMILWNIEHDQEETIAEVLQQRFVDGFLLTSATYDSKLHTMALASGTPTVLLHRGIDGLDCDQVVGDNWQGAYDAGRYLVDHGHTDIGLVTLTHTGNTSRDRDLGFRAALADAGVKIKPGNVVSVDVPHSAGHAAAIKLLSRKKPPTAIYAVTDLLAFGVLDGARARGARVPDDVWVVGFDNTEMAAWEAFDLTTVDQPVHGIVETGIQLLRDRINDPDRPTEVVTLPCPLAIRGSTANRH; translated from the coding sequence ATGTCACGACCACCAACCAGCCGCGATCTGGCACGTATGGCCGGGGTGTCGCAGGCGACCGTGTCACGGGTGCTGACCAACAGCCCGAAGGTCACCGCGGAGACCCGCGAGCGGGTCCTGCAGGTCCTGAAGGACGCGAACTACACACCGAACGCGCTGGCCCGCGCGATGAAGACCGGCCGGACCGACACCATCGGTGTCTTCATGACCCGCGTGACCAGCCCGTTCCACGCAGAGCTGCTCGACGAGATCGGCCGGGTGCTCAGCTCGATGGGTCTGCACATGATCCTCTGGAACATCGAGCACGACCAGGAGGAGACCATCGCGGAGGTGCTGCAGCAACGTTTCGTCGACGGGTTCCTGCTGACGTCGGCGACGTACGACTCGAAGCTGCACACGATGGCGCTCGCCTCCGGAACGCCGACGGTGCTACTGCACCGCGGCATCGACGGGCTGGACTGCGACCAAGTGGTCGGCGACAACTGGCAGGGCGCGTACGACGCCGGCCGGTACCTGGTCGACCACGGGCACACCGACATCGGCCTGGTGACGCTGACCCACACCGGAAACACCTCCCGCGACCGCGACCTCGGCTTCCGCGCGGCGCTCGCCGACGCCGGTGTGAAGATCAAGCCGGGCAACGTCGTCTCGGTCGACGTACCGCACTCCGCTGGGCACGCCGCGGCGATCAAGCTGCTCTCCCGGAAGAAGCCACCGACCGCCATCTACGCGGTCACGGACCTGCTCGCGTTCGGCGTCCTCGACGGCGCACGGGCGCGCGGCGCTCGGGTGCCCGACGACGTCTGGGTGGTCGGCTTCGACAACACCGAGATGGCCGCGTGGGAGGCGTTCGACCTGACCACCGTGGATCAGCCGGTGCACGGCATCGTCGAGACCGGCATCCAGCTGCTCCGCGACCGGATCAACGACCCGGACCGCCCGACCGAGGTGGTGACGCTGCCCTGCCCGCTGGCGATCCGCGGCTCGACCGCGAACCGCCACTAG
- a CDS encoding ABC transporter substrate-binding protein, with the protein MQTQLPDLNRRRFLAGLTGLTAGITAAGLLAGCGGNGNASSGGKKGLTFLNWEQVKGNPLEQAIQAFEKQSGTQVTIQPAVTQEYDTKMRTLIAGGSPPDVMRINDDFVRGFSQQGALLDLKPYIEKDKLDTSQFAKETFDFPVQPDGSHTAWVLGYEPRLIFYNVDLFKAAGVPLPPTTWSSDGWTWSDFEDRAKKLTDPAKKQYGALVYLDTGYEQTFTVNHGGQTGIFSKDGTQFTLAGSKETEALQWATDLTCKDKVQPPWSALQQDNVQNQMFAQGKIAMMFATFGTVPYMRQTIKDFTWDVAPPPADVEQKTESSVIVFCIPKKAKNPDAAWDLLKYLASEEGGKILLQGGAFTPINLQAAAQLAPNGKAPAHIGLFAEAAKHLTATNQTKNTIGARELYRPALDPAYNCEKPVAEVLQQVKPQVENALKG; encoded by the coding sequence GTGCAGACACAACTCCCTGACCTGAACCGCCGCAGGTTTCTCGCCGGACTGACGGGACTGACCGCGGGAATCACGGCCGCCGGACTGCTGGCCGGCTGTGGTGGCAACGGCAACGCGAGCAGTGGTGGCAAGAAGGGCCTGACGTTCCTCAACTGGGAGCAGGTCAAGGGCAACCCGCTGGAGCAGGCGATCCAGGCGTTCGAGAAACAGTCCGGAACGCAGGTCACGATCCAGCCGGCGGTGACCCAGGAGTACGACACCAAGATGCGCACGCTGATCGCGGGCGGCAGCCCGCCGGACGTGATGCGGATCAACGACGACTTCGTCCGCGGCTTCTCCCAGCAGGGCGCGCTCCTGGACCTGAAGCCGTACATCGAGAAGGACAAACTGGACACGTCTCAGTTCGCCAAGGAGACGTTCGACTTCCCGGTGCAGCCGGACGGCTCGCACACCGCGTGGGTGCTCGGGTACGAGCCGCGGCTGATCTTCTACAACGTCGATCTGTTCAAGGCGGCCGGCGTACCGCTGCCGCCGACGACCTGGTCGTCCGACGGCTGGACGTGGTCCGACTTCGAGGACCGGGCGAAGAAGCTCACCGACCCGGCGAAGAAGCAGTACGGCGCGCTCGTCTACCTGGACACCGGCTACGAGCAGACGTTCACGGTGAACCACGGCGGCCAGACCGGCATCTTCTCCAAGGACGGCACGCAGTTCACGCTGGCCGGGTCGAAGGAGACCGAGGCGCTGCAGTGGGCGACCGACCTCACCTGCAAGGACAAGGTCCAGCCGCCGTGGTCGGCGTTGCAGCAGGACAACGTGCAGAACCAGATGTTCGCCCAAGGCAAGATCGCGATGATGTTCGCGACCTTCGGCACGGTGCCGTACATGCGCCAGACCATCAAGGACTTCACCTGGGACGTGGCTCCGCCGCCTGCCGACGTGGAGCAGAAGACCGAGTCGAGCGTGATCGTGTTCTGCATCCCGAAGAAGGCGAAGAACCCGGACGCGGCCTGGGACCTGTTGAAGTACCTGGCGAGCGAGGAGGGCGGCAAGATCCTGCTCCAGGGCGGAGCGTTCACGCCGATCAACCTGCAGGCCGCGGCGCAACTCGCGCCGAACGGTAAGGCGCCCGCGCACATCGGGTTGTTCGCCGAGGCGGCGAAGCACCTGACCGCGACGAACCAGACCAAGAACACGATCGGCGCCCGCGAGCTGTACCGGCCCGCGCTGGACCCGGCGTACAACTGCGAGAAGCCGGTCGCCGAGGTTCTGCAGCAGGTCAAGCCACAGGTGGAGAACGCCTTGAAGGGTTGA
- a CDS encoding carbohydrate ABC transporter permease, whose protein sequence is MATITMARDTAGPIRRAEIRRARRKQNLTGWLFISPIVVGVVAFQFFPILVSIGASLTDWNGISAPRFVGLHNFADLFGNDPLFVQTFKNTVYFTLASIPLTIGIGLVLALLCARPIRGVAFFRTAYFAPYVTNVVAIGFVWFWFFQPDDGVINGLLNQLGIHGPQWLSSSSWAMPAVIMVSVWQGIGYPMIILLAGLQGLPSEFYESAKLDGASAGQRLRFITLPLLTPHFLFLLITQFISSFQVFGLIYVMTKGGPGHATSVYIFNIYQNAFSYGKVGYASAMAWILFVVIAAVTYLQWKLQKRWVFYT, encoded by the coding sequence ATGGCAACCATCACGATGGCCCGCGACACCGCCGGCCCGATCCGTCGGGCCGAGATCCGCCGGGCGCGACGCAAGCAGAACCTCACCGGCTGGCTGTTCATCAGCCCGATCGTGGTCGGGGTGGTGGCGTTCCAGTTCTTCCCGATCCTGGTCTCGATCGGCGCCTCGCTGACCGACTGGAACGGTATCTCCGCACCGAGGTTCGTCGGCCTGCACAACTTCGCCGACCTGTTCGGCAACGATCCGCTGTTCGTGCAGACGTTCAAGAACACGGTGTACTTCACGCTGGCGAGCATTCCGCTGACGATCGGCATCGGGCTGGTACTGGCGTTGTTGTGTGCCCGCCCGATCCGTGGCGTTGCGTTCTTCCGGACGGCCTACTTCGCGCCGTACGTGACGAACGTGGTGGCGATCGGGTTCGTCTGGTTCTGGTTCTTCCAGCCGGACGACGGCGTGATCAACGGACTGCTCAACCAGCTCGGGATCCACGGCCCGCAATGGCTGTCGAGCTCGAGCTGGGCAATGCCCGCGGTGATCATGGTCAGCGTCTGGCAGGGCATCGGCTACCCGATGATCATCCTGCTGGCCGGCCTGCAGGGTTTGCCGAGCGAGTTCTACGAGTCCGCGAAGCTCGACGGCGCGAGCGCGGGGCAACGGCTGCGGTTCATCACGTTGCCGTTGCTGACACCGCACTTCCTGTTCCTGCTGATCACGCAGTTCATCTCGTCGTTCCAGGTGTTCGGGCTGATCTACGTGATGACCAAGGGCGGTCCCGGCCATGCCACCAGCGTCTACATCTTCAACATCTACCAGAACGCGTTCAGCTACGGGAAGGTCGGCTACGCCTCGGCGATGGCCTGGATCCTGTTCGTGGTGATCGCGGCCGTCACCTACCTGCAGTGGAAGCTGCAGAAGAGGTGGGTGTTCTACACATGA
- a CDS encoding carbohydrate ABC transporter permease produces MRIVSKTSQYVVMSLFAVVFLAPLVWMISASLRPEAKVLSVPPKFLPTDAHWDNYRQVFELIPVFLWNSVKLAGLNVIGILIVASMAGYAFARLRFAGRDAAFMVLLATSIIPGIAYLIPQYIVFRQIGWVDTQYPLWVPKVLTPVFATFLMRQSFLTVPEELEDAGKIDGASTFGIYWRIMLPQTKPALAAIGVFTFLESWNDLFGPLIYINSENLQTLPVALAQFQGEYFTQVSLLMCGATVSVVPVIAVFLFAQRYFIQGITMTGMKG; encoded by the coding sequence ATGAGAATCGTCTCCAAGACATCGCAGTACGTCGTGATGTCCTTGTTCGCCGTCGTTTTCCTCGCGCCGCTGGTGTGGATGATCAGTGCGTCGCTCAGGCCGGAGGCCAAGGTGCTGAGCGTGCCGCCGAAGTTCCTGCCGACGGACGCGCACTGGGACAACTACCGGCAGGTGTTCGAGCTGATCCCGGTGTTCCTCTGGAACAGCGTGAAGCTCGCCGGGCTGAACGTCATCGGGATCCTGATCGTCGCGTCGATGGCCGGCTACGCGTTCGCGCGGCTCAGGTTCGCCGGCCGGGACGCCGCGTTCATGGTGCTGCTGGCGACCTCGATCATCCCCGGTATCGCGTACCTGATCCCGCAGTACATCGTCTTCCGCCAGATCGGGTGGGTGGACACCCAGTACCCGCTGTGGGTGCCGAAGGTGCTCACACCGGTCTTCGCGACGTTCCTGATGCGGCAGTCGTTCCTGACCGTGCCGGAGGAGCTCGAGGACGCCGGCAAGATCGACGGTGCCTCCACGTTCGGCATCTACTGGCGGATCATGCTGCCGCAGACCAAACCGGCACTGGCCGCGATCGGGGTGTTCACGTTCCTCGAGTCGTGGAACGACCTGTTCGGGCCGCTGATCTACATCAACTCCGAGAACCTGCAGACGCTGCCGGTGGCGCTCGCCCAGTTCCAGGGCGAGTACTTCACCCAGGTCAGTCTGCTGATGTGCGGTGCGACGGTGTCCGTCGTACCGGTGATCGCTGTCTTCCTCTTTGCGCAGCGCTATTTCATCCAGGGCATCACGATGACAGGAATGAAGGGGTGA